The proteins below are encoded in one region of Brachyspira intermedia PWS/A:
- the rplT gene encoding 50S ribosomal protein L20, whose amino-acid sequence MRAVSGVVRKKKVKKILNMAKGYYGSHSKQMKQAKEAVIRGLKYAYRDRRQKKRMMRRLWTLRINAACRPLGISYSKFINGLKKANVIIDRKALSNLAIDDYKAFEAVVEVAKKALA is encoded by the coding sequence ATGAGAGCAGTTAGCGGTGTAGTAAGAAAGAAAAAAGTTAAAAAAATATTAAATATGGCTAAAGGTTACTATGGTTCTCATAGTAAGCAAATGAAACAAGCTAAAGAAGCTGTAATAAGAGGCTTAAAATACGCTTATCGTGATAGAAGACAGAAAAAAAGAATGATGAGACGTTTATGGACTTTAAGAATCAATGCAGCTTGCAGACCTTTAGGTATATCTTACAGCAAGTTCATTAACGGACTTAAAAAAGCTAATGTTATTATTGACAGAAAAGCTTTATCTAATTTAGCTATCGATGATTATAAAGCATTTGAGGCTGTAGTTGAAGTAGCTAAAAAAGCACTTGCTTAA
- the pepF gene encoding oligoendopeptidase F, whose protein sequence is MSNENKSNTLIERKDVKIEDTWDLTLLYKNDEEFEKDFKAMEEFSKEVSKFKGNLSKSAAELKNILDSIMNASIILDKLGSYAFLKQTEDLTNNDSNIKVARFSKLASEFSANLSYFDPELMSIDDEKINTFLKDEVLKDYLIYLRNILKYKPHTLSEKEERILALQGELASTASNVFDTLNDADLDFGTLEHNGEKTTLTHATFSSFQESQDRELRKNSYNQFYKEYDKHKNTLAELYASQIKQDIFDAKIRNYNSVREMELFGDDIPVSVYDSLIESVHNALPALHSYYEYCAGKLGISDFRQYDKYAPVVKDVKIHHTFDKAIEVLSKALSPLGEEYVSTLTKGLNSRWVDKYENKGKTSGAFSAGCYTSEPYILMNFRDESVESVFTLAHEAGHSMHSYYSRKNNPFQHHDYSIFEAEVASTFNEKLLFNYFMQNESKKEVKAFLLNKDINGFVATVFRQTMFAEFEHIIHKEAEEGNPTTLELIRNVYKDLLKKYFGAKAVFEETSDLEALRIPHFYRSFYVYKYATGMSAAVALSNRVLEGNAKGDYTNRDNYLKFLKSGGSRTPIENLKVAGVDMTKPEVVESALKLFAKEVEELKALN, encoded by the coding sequence ATGAGTAATGAAAATAAATCAAATACTTTAATAGAAAGAAAAGATGTAAAAATAGAAGATACTTGGGATTTAACTTTATTATATAAAAATGATGAAGAGTTTGAAAAAGATTTTAAAGCAATGGAAGAGTTTTCAAAAGAAGTAAGCAAGTTTAAAGGAAATTTATCAAAATCAGCGGCTGAATTAAAAAATATATTAGATTCTATAATGAATGCTTCTATTATATTAGATAAATTAGGCTCTTATGCTTTTCTAAAACAAACAGAAGATTTAACTAATAATGATTCTAATATAAAAGTGGCAAGATTTTCAAAATTAGCTTCTGAATTCTCAGCTAATTTAAGTTATTTTGATCCTGAACTTATGAGCATTGATGATGAAAAGATAAATACCTTTTTAAAAGATGAGGTTCTAAAAGATTATTTAATTTATTTAAGAAATATACTTAAATATAAACCTCATACATTATCAGAAAAAGAGGAAAGAATATTAGCATTGCAAGGAGAATTAGCTTCAACTGCTTCAAATGTATTCGATACTTTAAATGATGCCGATTTAGACTTTGGAACATTAGAACATAATGGAGAGAAAACAACATTAACTCATGCTACATTCTCAAGTTTTCAAGAGAGCCAAGATAGAGAATTAAGAAAGAATAGTTATAATCAATTCTATAAAGAATATGATAAACATAAAAACACATTAGCAGAACTTTATGCAAGCCAAATCAAACAAGATATATTCGATGCTAAAATAAGAAATTATAATAGTGTACGTGAAATGGAATTATTCGGTGATGATATACCTGTAAGCGTTTATGATAGTTTAATTGAGAGCGTACATAATGCATTACCAGCTTTGCATAGCTATTATGAATACTGTGCGGGTAAATTAGGAATTAGTGATTTCAGACAATATGATAAATATGCACCAGTTGTAAAAGACGTAAAAATACATCATACATTTGATAAGGCTATAGAAGTTTTAAGCAAAGCATTATCACCTCTTGGAGAAGAATATGTATCAACTCTCACAAAAGGACTTAATTCAAGATGGGTTGATAAATACGAAAATAAAGGTAAAACAAGCGGAGCATTCTCAGCAGGCTGTTATACTTCAGAGCCTTATATATTGATGAACTTCAGAGATGAAAGCGTTGAATCAGTATTCACATTAGCACATGAGGCAGGACATAGTATGCATAGCTATTACAGCAGAAAGAATAATCCTTTCCAACATCATGATTATAGTATATTTGAAGCTGAAGTGGCATCTACTTTCAATGAAAAACTTTTATTCAATTATTTTATGCAAAATGAAAGTAAAAAAGAAGTTAAAGCATTTTTACTTAATAAAGATATAAACGGCTTTGTTGCTACAGTATTCAGACAAACTATGTTCGCAGAGTTTGAGCATATTATTCATAAAGAAGCAGAAGAAGGAAACCCAACAACATTAGAACTTATAAGAAATGTTTATAAAGATTTACTCAAAAAATATTTTGGAGCAAAAGCCGTATTTGAAGAAACAAGCGATTTAGAGGCTTTGAGAATACCTCATTTCTATCGTTCATTCTATGTTTATAAATATGCTACAGGTATGTCAGCTGCAGTTGCTTTATCTAATAGGGTGCTTGAAGGCAATGCTAAAGGCGACTATACAAATAGAGATAACTATTTGAAATTCTTAAAAAGCGGAGGAAGCAGAACTCCTATAGAGAATTTAAAAGTTGCAGGTGTTGATATGACTAAACCTGAAGTTGTAGAAAGTGCTTTGAAATTATTTGCTAAAGAAGTAGAAGAATTAAAAGCGTTAAACTAA